In the genome of Flavobacterium panacagri, one region contains:
- a CDS encoding SCO family protein, with translation MKSLLYKYRKFFIVLIVFSVVTISLFYAALKPKKTLPIYNPADVNPELVDSTVQYKSKYHTIADFSFVNQNGDTITQKNYEGKIYVADFFFTTCGSICPKMTTNLEEVQKAVINNPKVMLLSHTVFPEVDSVSVLKAYAIKHGVVDSKWNLVTGDKKEIYTMARKSYLAVKLGRPDQLYDMVHTENFVLVDQKRRVRGFYDGTNKEDMKRLLEDIEFLSKE, from the coding sequence ATGAAATCGCTTTTATATAAATACCGCAAATTCTTTATTGTTTTAATAGTGTTTTCGGTGGTTACAATATCTTTGTTTTATGCTGCTTTAAAACCTAAAAAAACATTACCAATATACAATCCTGCGGATGTAAATCCAGAATTAGTCGACAGTACGGTTCAATATAAAAGCAAATACCACACAATCGCTGATTTCTCTTTTGTGAATCAAAACGGCGATACCATTACACAGAAAAACTACGAAGGCAAAATCTATGTTGCCGATTTCTTTTTTACAACCTGTGGTTCTATCTGTCCAAAAATGACAACCAATCTGGAAGAAGTTCAGAAAGCAGTGATCAATAACCCAAAAGTAATGTTGCTTTCTCATACTGTTTTTCCTGAAGTGGACAGTGTTTCGGTTTTAAAAGCTTACGCCATAAAACATGGTGTCGTAGACAGCAAATGGAATTTGGTTACTGGTGATAAAAAAGAAATCTACACTATGGCTAGAAAATCGTATTTAGCGGTAAAATTAGGAAGACCAGATCAATTGTACGATATGGTTCATACGGAGAATTTCGTTTTGGTTGATCAAAAAAGACGTGTTCGCGGTTTTTATGATGGAACAAATAAAGAAGACATGAAACGTCTTTTAGAGGACATTGAATTCTTATCAAAAGAGTAA
- a CDS encoding FeoA family protein, whose protein sequence is MQNTIHTLKKGEKAIIKDFDIDLIPLKLLEMGCLPGSVVELLQIAPLGDPLYLDINGSHVAIRIETAREIEVELIQNNL, encoded by the coding sequence TTGCAAAATACAATCCACACTCTGAAAAAAGGCGAGAAAGCCATTATCAAAGATTTTGATATCGATCTTATTCCACTGAAATTATTAGAAATGGGTTGTCTCCCTGGCAGCGTAGTTGAGTTACTGCAGATTGCTCCTCTTGGAGATCCACTATATTTGGATATTAACGGTTCGCATGTGGCGATTCGTATTGAAACGGCTCGTGAAATTGAAGTTGAACTTATCCAAAACAATTTATAA
- the feoB gene encoding ferrous iron transport protein B — translation MSVQNINVALIGNPNTGKTSVFNQLTGLNQQVGNYPGITVEKKMGFCKLPHNIKANILDLPGTYSLNASSMDESVVIELLLNKNDKLYPDVAVVVTDVENLKRNLLIYTQIKDLEIPTILVINMSDRMERKGITLDITYLEEKLKTKIALVSSRKGLGIEELKELIVSYKTIPNEPCLNASVIDPEYFQKLQHAFPNQLMYKLWLVITQDVNFSNLDRNEVRNTFTKSHSELKRLQQKETIKRYQFINDVLKEGLKVDTSNATDIRAKLDRVLTHKVGGYVIFFAILFLIFQSIFSWSTIPMDFIDSTFASLSSWVAAELPSGILTDLLSQGIIPGIGGVIIFIPQIAFLFLFISILEESGYMSRVVFLMDKIMRRFGLSGKSVVPLISGTACAIPAIMATRNIENWKERLITILVTPFTTCSARLPVYAIIISLVIPSKRVFGVLNVQGLTLMLLYVLGFFMAILSSYILNKVLKLESKTYFVVEMPSYKMPLLKNVGINVVEKTKAFIVGAGKIILAISVILWFLASYGPGKEFNDAENIVKERFANTTLDETQFENEVNSQKLENSYIGLMGRAIEPAIRPLGYDWKIGIALISSFAAREVFVGTLATIYSVGDTDNESTIKSKMQAEIRPDTGKKVFDFPTGISLLLFYAFAMQCASTLAITKKETNSWKWPAMQLGFMSALAYFSALIAYQLLK, via the coding sequence ATGAGTGTTCAGAATATCAATGTTGCCCTTATCGGGAATCCAAATACCGGAAAAACTTCTGTTTTCAATCAGCTTACAGGTTTAAATCAACAAGTTGGAAATTATCCTGGAATTACGGTGGAGAAAAAAATGGGGTTTTGCAAATTGCCTCATAACATCAAAGCCAACATTCTAGATTTACCTGGAACGTACAGTTTGAACGCCAGTTCGATGGACGAAAGTGTGGTTATTGAACTTTTATTAAACAAAAACGATAAACTTTATCCAGATGTTGCCGTTGTAGTAACGGATGTTGAGAATCTGAAAAGGAACTTACTGATTTATACTCAAATCAAAGACCTTGAAATCCCGACGATATTAGTTATTAATATGTCTGATCGTATGGAAAGAAAAGGAATTACTTTGGATATTACGTATTTAGAAGAAAAACTGAAAACTAAAATTGCTTTAGTAAGTTCCAGAAAAGGTTTAGGAATTGAGGAATTAAAGGAACTAATTGTTTCTTATAAAACCATTCCGAACGAGCCTTGTTTGAACGCTTCAGTAATTGATCCTGAATATTTTCAAAAGTTACAACACGCTTTTCCAAATCAATTGATGTACAAGTTGTGGCTGGTAATTACGCAGGATGTAAACTTTTCGAATTTAGACCGAAATGAAGTCCGTAATACTTTTACCAAATCACATTCCGAATTAAAGCGTTTACAGCAGAAAGAAACCATCAAAAGATATCAATTTATAAATGATGTTCTAAAAGAAGGTTTAAAAGTAGATACTTCGAATGCAACAGATATTCGTGCCAAATTAGACCGTGTTTTAACACACAAAGTTGGAGGTTACGTAATTTTCTTTGCGATTTTATTCTTGATTTTTCAATCCATTTTCAGCTGGTCAACGATTCCGATGGATTTTATTGACAGCACTTTTGCTTCCTTAAGCAGCTGGGTGGCCGCAGAACTGCCAAGCGGTATTTTAACCGATTTACTTTCTCAGGGAATTATTCCGGGAATTGGCGGTGTCATTATTTTTATTCCGCAGATTGCCTTTTTATTCCTTTTCATTTCAATTCTGGAAGAAAGCGGTTATATGAGCCGAGTGGTATTTTTGATGGATAAAATCATGCGCCGATTCGGACTTTCAGGAAAAAGTGTCGTGCCTTTGATTTCAGGAACAGCTTGTGCAATTCCAGCAATTATGGCAACCCGAAATATCGAAAACTGGAAAGAACGCCTTATTACGATCTTAGTAACGCCATTCACGACTTGCTCTGCAAGATTACCGGTTTATGCCATTATTATTTCATTGGTTATCCCGAGTAAACGTGTTTTTGGAGTTTTAAATGTTCAGGGATTAACTTTAATGCTGCTGTATGTTTTAGGTTTTTTTATGGCGATATTATCTTCTTATATTTTAAATAAAGTTTTAAAACTAGAGTCTAAAACGTATTTCGTAGTGGAGATGCCAAGTTATAAAATGCCGCTTTTGAAAAACGTTGGAATCAATGTTGTTGAAAAAACCAAAGCATTCATTGTTGGTGCAGGTAAAATTATCTTAGCCATATCTGTTATCTTATGGTTTTTGGCTTCTTACGGACCTGGAAAAGAATTTAATGATGCTGAGAATATTGTGAAAGAAAGATTTGCAAACACAACTTTGGATGAAACGCAGTTTGAAAACGAAGTGAATTCTCAAAAATTGGAGAATTCATACATTGGATTAATGGGAAGAGCGATTGAACCGGCAATTCGTCCTTTAGGTTACGATTGGAAAATCGGTATTGCTTTAATTAGTTCGTTTGCCGCCCGTGAAGTTTTCGTTGGAACATTGGCAACCATTTACAGTGTTGGAGATACCGATAACGAATCGACTATAAAAAGCAAAATGCAGGCGGAAATTCGTCCAGATACTGGAAAAAAAGTATTTGATTTCCCAACTGGAATATCTTTACTGTTATTTTATGCTTTTGCGATGCAGTGCGCCAGTACATTGGCCATTACGAAAAAAGAAACCAACTCATGGAAATGGCCTGCAATGCAGTTGGGCTTCATGAGTGCGTTAGCTTATTTTAGCGCATTAATTGCGTACCAACTTTTAAAATAA
- a CDS encoding HD domain-containing protein gives MSASELIIKTIAFVKEKLNDAEGGHDWFHIERVYKNALLIAKDTECDLTVVQLGALLHDIADSKFHNGDETIGPKTARAFLEAENVSEETIAHVVNIIENISYKGGNFEKKFFSVELDIVQDADRLDAIGAIGVARAFNYGGFKNRALYNPEIEPITNMTKEEYKKNNAPTINHFYEKLLLLKDKMNTEKGKEIAAERHRFMESFLAQFYAEWEGVK, from the coding sequence ATGAGTGCTTCAGAACTGATTATTAAAACCATTGCTTTTGTAAAAGAAAAATTAAACGATGCCGAAGGTGGTCATGATTGGTTTCACATTGAACGTGTTTACAAAAATGCACTTTTGATTGCGAAAGATACAGAGTGCGATCTGACAGTTGTCCAATTAGGAGCTTTATTACATGATATTGCAGATAGTAAATTTCATAACGGAGATGAAACTATTGGGCCTAAAACAGCAAGAGCGTTTTTAGAAGCGGAAAATGTTTCTGAGGAGACAATAGCCCATGTTGTCAATATCATTGAAAATATCTCTTATAAAGGCGGAAATTTCGAAAAGAAGTTCTTTTCTGTCGAATTGGATATTGTACAGGATGCCGATCGATTAGATGCCATTGGTGCCATTGGAGTTGCAAGAGCGTTCAATTATGGCGGATTTAAGAATCGTGCTTTATACAATCCAGAGATTGAACCCATAACGAATATGACAAAAGAGGAGTATAAAAAGAATAACGCTCCAACTATAAACCATTTCTACGAAAAGCTTTTACTTTTAAAAGATAAAATGAATACTGAAAAAGGAAAAGAAATCGCTGCAGAAAGGCATCGTTTTATGGAATCTTTTCTGGCGCAGTTTTATGCAGAGTGGGAAGGAGTTAAATAA
- a CDS encoding acyl-ACP desaturase codes for MSIKNIRLEVMQFLEKNVDSFVEQYLIPVEKIWQPSDFLPNSQGENFFEEVKELREIAKELPYDFWVTLVGDTITEEALPTYESWLMDVEGIDQQEGSQGNGWAKWVKQWTGEENRHGDLLNKYLYLSGRVNMREIEMTTQHLINDGFDIGTGTDPYKNFVYTSFQELATYVSHNRVSQIAKKFGDNKLSKMCKMIAGDEMRHHHAYSEFVTRIFQVDPSEMMLAFQYMMKQKIVMPAHFLRESGQKISTAFEQFSDSAQRIGVYTATDYVEIMQKLINKWEIDKISNLTDEAEKARDYLMKLPARMARISERIVIPQESHIFKWVEPARL; via the coding sequence ATGTCTATAAAAAACATTAGATTAGAAGTAATGCAGTTTTTGGAAAAAAACGTGGATAGCTTCGTTGAACAGTATTTAATCCCGGTGGAAAAAATTTGGCAGCCGTCGGATTTCTTACCAAATTCTCAAGGAGAAAACTTCTTTGAAGAGGTAAAAGAATTACGCGAAATTGCTAAAGAACTTCCATACGATTTCTGGGTTACGCTTGTAGGTGATACCATCACCGAGGAAGCATTACCGACATATGAGTCATGGTTAATGGATGTAGAAGGAATAGATCAGCAAGAAGGAAGTCAAGGAAATGGCTGGGCTAAGTGGGTAAAACAATGGACTGGAGAAGAAAACCGTCACGGAGATCTTTTGAATAAATACTTGTATTTGTCTGGTCGTGTGAATATGCGTGAAATCGAAATGACAACACAGCATTTGATCAACGACGGTTTTGATATTGGAACTGGAACGGATCCGTACAAAAACTTTGTATACACTAGTTTTCAGGAATTAGCAACTTATGTTTCTCATAATAGAGTATCGCAGATTGCAAAGAAATTTGGAGATAACAAGTTGTCTAAAATGTGTAAAATGATTGCAGGTGACGAAATGCGTCACCACCATGCATACAGTGAATTTGTTACCAGAATTTTCCAGGTTGATCCTAGCGAAATGATGCTGGCTTTTCAATACATGATGAAGCAGAAAATCGTTATGCCAGCTCACTTTTTGAGAGAATCAGGACAAAAAATCAGCACCGCTTTTGAACAGTTTTCAGATTCAGCACAAAGAATTGGTGTATATACAGCAACGGATTACGTTGAAATCATGCAGAAATTAATCAACAAATGGGAAATTGATAAAATTTCTAATTTGACTGATGAAGCCGAAAAAGCACGTGATTATTTAATGAAACTTCCAGCGCGTATGGCTAGAATTTCTGAAAGAATTGTTATTCCACAAGAATCACACATCTTTAAATGGGTAGAACCAGCTAGACTTTAA
- a CDS encoding lysophospholipid acyltransferase family protein: MEKIISYPISVIYYLLFGLCLVVFHPIQWICLNLFGYQAHKKSVDYLNFCLLKCTNLVGTRYTVKGVDTIPKGAPIIFVANHQSMYDIVAMIWYFRGFHCKFVSKKELGSGIPSVSYNLKHGGSVLIDRKDPKQAIPVIKGLSEYIEKNTRSAVIFPEGTRSKTGVPKEFAQSGLKILCKYAPSAYVVPVSINNSWKIVRYGMFPVGLGNHLTFTAHQALAVKDYKFEELMEITEKAVKEGINEYKQV; this comes from the coding sequence ATGGAAAAAATTATTTCTTATCCAATATCGGTAATTTATTATTTATTATTTGGTTTATGTTTGGTTGTTTTTCACCCAATTCAGTGGATTTGCTTAAATTTATTCGGATATCAGGCACACAAGAAAAGTGTAGATTATCTGAATTTCTGTCTTCTAAAATGTACAAATTTAGTAGGGACAAGATATACAGTGAAAGGTGTAGACACAATTCCGAAAGGTGCTCCGATTATTTTTGTGGCAAATCATCAAAGTATGTACGATATCGTGGCAATGATTTGGTACTTTAGAGGTTTTCATTGTAAATTTGTAAGTAAGAAGGAATTAGGAAGCGGCATTCCGAGTGTTTCTTATAATCTGAAACACGGAGGATCTGTCTTAATTGACCGAAAAGACCCTAAACAAGCGATACCAGTTATCAAAGGCTTGTCTGAATATATCGAAAAAAACACAAGATCTGCCGTTATTTTTCCAGAAGGAACAAGAAGTAAAACTGGCGTGCCAAAAGAATTTGCGCAAAGCGGTTTAAAAATTTTATGCAAATACGCACCATCTGCGTATGTTGTACCGGTAAGTATTAATAATTCCTGGAAGATAGTTCGATATGGAATGTTTCCGGTTGGTTTAGGAAACCATCTGACATTTACGGCACACCAGGCTTTGGCTGTAAAAGACTATAAGTTTGAAGAGTTGATGGAAATTACTGAGAAAGCAGTTAAAGAAGGAATAAATGAGTATAAACAGGTTTAA